From Mus musculus strain C57BL/6J chromosome 17, GRCm38.p6 C57BL/6J, the proteins below share one genomic window:
- the Taf11 gene encoding transcription initiation factor TFIID subunit 11: MDNLGESPTDKGGEPGESEETRATPGALVAADTEGIPEETDRDGDADLKEAAAEESELKSQDVSDVTAAERENSSLLTPAAKKLKLDIKDKKEKKQKVDEDEIQKMQILVSSFSEEQLNRYEMYRRSAFPKAAIKRLIQSITGTSVSQNVVIAMSGISKVFVGEVVEEALDVCEKWGETPPLQPKHMREAVRRLKSKGQIPNSKHKKITFF; encoded by the exons ATGGACAACCTCGGGGAGTCGCCCACAGACAAAGGCGGGGAGCCAGGGGAGTCAGAGGAGACGAGGGCTACTCCTGGGGCTTTGGTGGCAGCCGACACTGAGGGAATCCCGGAGGAAACCGACAGGGATGGAGACGCGGACTTGAAAGAAGCCGCGGCGGAGGAAAGCGAG ctcaagagTCAGGATGTCTCAGATGTAACAGCAGCCGAGAGGGAAAACTCGTCCTTACTTACTCCTGCAGCCAAAAAGCTGAAACTAGACATtaaggacaagaaggagaagaagcagaAGGTGGACGAAGATGAGATTCAGAAGATGCA AATCctggtctcttctttttctgAGGAGCAGCTGAACCGTTATGAAATGTATCGCAGGTCAGCTTTCCCCAAGGCGGCCATTAAAAGG cTGATCCAGTCCATCACTGGCACCTCTGTGTCTCAGAATGTTGTGATTGCCATGTCTGGCATTTCTAAGGTTTTTGTCGGGGAGGTGGTAGAAGAAG ccctggaCGTGTGTGAGAAATGGGGAGAAACGCCACCCCTGCAGCCCAAGCACATGAGGGAGGCCGTCCGGAGGTTGAAGTCCAAGGGGCAAATCCCCAACTCAAAGCACAAGAAGATCACCTTCTTCTAA